A genomic window from Flintibacter sp. KGMB00164 includes:
- a CDS encoding AI-2E family transporter, translating into MKQRKFGPYIAAGVTAFAVIAAAILMFFLIYHISAVKALLDTLAYILRPIFYGLVLAFLLLPIQRGIYEFLLEWLKGVWVNWPRKNGMLRFVSILLSLAFAVLVVYILLAMVLPQLYSSIVGLVNAFPGYIDSVQQWLTDFFQDNPDLQEAVLPYYNSASESLEKWFTENGLLSNFQSADATMEWLQTELFPRLTGVFTSVYAGLWALVMLLKDLLIAVIVSVYVLVRKDKFAAQTKKITYSIFSTRIADFLVEETRSAYRILSGFINGKLLDSLIIGIIALVCCNLLKFPYPMLLAVIIGVTNVIPFFGPFIGAIPCALLILLVSPLQCVYFCIFVLILQQFDGNILGPKILGDSTGLDSFWVLFSILLFGGLFGFAGMVLGVPVFAMFYSVISRLVRFGLRKKSLPEDTAVYLGKTGPMAKKKE; encoded by the coding sequence ATGAAACAACGGAAATTCGGGCCGTACATCGCCGCGGGGGTAACCGCCTTCGCGGTGATTGCGGCGGCCATCCTGATGTTTTTCCTGATCTACCACATTTCCGCCGTAAAAGCACTGCTGGACACCCTGGCCTATATCCTACGGCCCATTTTCTACGGGCTGGTACTGGCCTTCCTGCTTCTGCCCATCCAGCGGGGCATTTATGAGTTTTTGCTGGAGTGGCTGAAAGGGGTTTGGGTCAACTGGCCCCGGAAGAACGGGATGCTCCGCTTCGTGTCTATCCTTCTCAGTCTTGCCTTTGCCGTGCTGGTGGTGTACATCCTGCTGGCCATGGTGCTGCCCCAGCTGTACTCCAGCATTGTAGGTCTGGTCAACGCTTTCCCGGGCTATATTGACAGCGTGCAGCAGTGGCTCACGGATTTCTTCCAGGATAATCCCGACCTGCAGGAGGCGGTGCTGCCCTATTATAACAGTGCTTCCGAGTCGCTGGAGAAGTGGTTCACCGAAAATGGACTGCTCAGCAACTTCCAGTCTGCCGATGCCACCATGGAATGGCTTCAAACCGAGCTGTTTCCCCGCTTGACCGGGGTATTTACCAGCGTATATGCCGGACTGTGGGCTCTTGTGATGCTGCTTAAGGATCTGCTCATCGCTGTGATTGTCTCCGTGTACGTGCTGGTGCGCAAGGACAAATTTGCTGCCCAGACCAAGAAGATCACCTACAGCATCTTTTCTACCCGGATCGCTGACTTTCTGGTGGAGGAGACCCGCAGTGCTTACCGCATCTTGAGCGGCTTTATCAACGGCAAGCTGCTGGACTCCCTGATCATCGGCATCATTGCCTTGGTGTGCTGCAACCTGCTGAAATTCCCCTATCCCATGCTGCTGGCAGTGATCATCGGCGTGACCAACGTGATTCCTTTCTTTGGACCGTTCATTGGAGCCATCCCCTGTGCGCTGCTGATCTTGCTGGTGAGCCCGCTGCAGTGCGTATACTTCTGTATTTTCGTGCTGATTCTGCAGCAGTTTGATGGCAACATCCTGGGCCCCAAGATTCTGGGCGATTCCACCGGCCTGGACTCCTTCTGGGTGCTGTTTTCCATCCTGCTCTTCGGCGGCCTGTTCGGCTTTGCCGGAATGGTTCTGGGTGTGCCGGTGTTTGCTATGTTTTACAGCGTCATCAGCCGCCTGGTACGCTTCGGCCTGCGGAAAAAATCCCTGCCGGAGGATACCGCGGTTTATCTGGGAAAAACCGGACCGATGGCAAAGAAAAAGGAATAA